The Cetobacterium sp. 8H DNA window GATAGAAAAGGAAGAATTCCAGGAAGTATTTGGGGAAATTCTGGAACCTCTTCAGTAACATTGGAAAATTATAGAAATATAGATAATACAATGAGAAATGCAGATGAGATTGTAAATATGTGGCTGAATTTAGGAATCGATCCGAACAAGAATTTAACATTTTTCTGTGGTTCTGGTTGGAGAGCGGCAGAAGTACTTTTCTATTCAGAAGTTATGGGTAAAAATGGAAACTCTTTATATTCTAATGGTTGGATGGAATGGAGTGAAGATAAAAGTAATCCAGTAGAAAAAGGAATAGAATAAAATAAACCTCGGATTTATTGAAGTTAAAAAACTCAATAGATCGGAGGTTTTTATTTTAGGGATATAAATTTATTTTTCCATATAGAATGTAACGTTCATACTTGCAGTTACATCAACATTATTAGGAACAGTTACAGGGATTGGAGCATCACCCATTTTAGAATTAGCAGACAACATATATCCAACAGGTCTTGGAGCTGAAAAACTAAGATTAATATCTTTTGGAGTTATCGTAAATTTATCAATACCAGCAATAAGTTGAGCTTTGGATTTTGCATCTTCATAAGCTAAAACATAGGCTTTGTCTTCAAGCTCCTTTCTATCTGCAACATAGAAATTAACTTCACCAATATTGTTAACACCGCCACTATTAAGAGCAGTTAATATTTTAGAAGTATTTTCTAAATCCTCACTTGTAATAACAATTTGATTTCTGACATAATATTTCATATCATTATCTTTATTATTATAGTCACTTCTATAATTAAGAGAATAGTTCTCAGTTTTAATATTTTTATCTTTAAGGCCCTCTTTTTTTAAAAGTTTGATTGCATTGTTAATAATAGCTGTATTTTCACTAATAGCTTTTTCTGAATTTAGATTTATTGTTTCTACAGTAGCGATAATACTAAGGGTATCGGGCTTTGCAGAGATAGTTCCATTACCAACAACTGAGATTGTCGGAGCATCTTTTGCTAAACACATTGTAGATAAAAAAATAGAAATAGCTCCTATTGTTTTTTTCATAATAACCTCCTAAAATTTTTTTAATATTAATGTACTAAGTGGTAATTTAGGTACATAATGAGTTTGAGTATCAATATCTCTATGATACTTTAAATTATTAGTATTTCCTTCTGTAATAATAACTTTATCAGTAGGTTTCCCCAAAGCTATTAAAATTTGAGGGTTATAAAGTTCTAAATCTAAATCAAGAGTTTTAGATACATCTGCTTTATTAAAAGAACCAATTAAGCAACCACCAAAACCAAGATCGGTAGCTTTTAATAGAATGTTTTGAGCAGCTATACCAATATCAATTCCAAGAGTAACTGGAGAAAGAGGAGAATCTTTTAAAGTACTAATTAAGATGTAAGCTCTAGGACTTTCTTCTAGAGTTGGACTCCAAGGGATAGCACCCGCCCAAGCAGTATGTGGAAATATTTTATGACAAAGGCTTTCAGAGTCAACAAGAGTAAATCTAATAGTTTGACTATTTCTAGCAGATCCTCCTAAACGAGCTGCTTCAATCATACTTTCTAAATTTTCAAATCCTATTTTAGTAGAATCAAAACTTCTATAAGAACGAGTTTTCATTAATAGATCATTTAACATATTTTAACAACCTCCTCAATTGATTTAAGTAAATACTACTTTATAAAAACTAAAAAGTCAACCTAAGTAAGAGGAAAAAGTAGACAATTGTTGTAACTTATTATAAAATAGGTTGTTAAACTAAAATATTTGAACAAAAAGGGAGGGTTGTATGGAATTTATATACGATCGTAAAAAAACAGCAGTAATCTATAAAGATAGAGAGTATTCATATGCTGAAATAATAAAAATGGCAAAAATATACTCAAGTTTATTAAAAATAGAAAACGGTGATAGAGTTTCTGTTTTTATGGAAAATAGAGTTGAATATATCGCTTCAGTTTTAGGTGTATGGAATAAAAAGGGAACATGTACAAACCTTGATGCAAGTTATAGTGTAGATCAGTTGATATATGTATTTAAAGACTCATTCCCAAAATACATAATAACGTCAAATGAAAACATCGAAATCGTTAAAGAAGCCAAAAGAGTTTCTGGATCGGAAATACAGATATTAAACGTAGATGAGATAAATACAGATATTGATTTTATAGTAGATAAATATTCCATAGAAGTCCAAGATAAAGAGAGTGTTGCAGTTATGTTATATACATCCGGAACAACAGGAAACCCTAAAGGAGTAATGTTGACATTTGACAATTTAATGTCTAATGTAGAAGGGGTAAAAGAGATAAATCTAGTAACGCAAGAAGATAGTGTCCTTGCAATGTTACCATTTCATCATGTGCTACCTTTAGTATTGACAATGCTAATGCCATTACATTTTGGATGTTTAATTGTTATTTTAGAAGAGCTATCTTCAGAAGCTATAAAAAGAAATTTACAAAGATATAAAATAACTGTAGTTATTGGAGTTCCAAGAGTTTGGGAAATGTTCCATAAAGGAATTATGGGGAAAATTAAAGCTAGTTCTTTAAGTTTAAAAATGTTTAAACTTTGTAAAAAAATAAATAGCAAAGGTCTAAGCAAAATTATTTTCAAGAAAGTTCATGAAGGATTTGGTGGAAATATAAGAATCTTAGTTTCTGGTGGAGCAAAATTAGATCAAGAAATCTGTGAAGATTTTAAAACTTTTGGAATGGATATGTTAGAAGGATATGGACTTACAGAAACATCACCTATAATTTCTTTTAATAGACCAGGAGATATTATTCCAGGTACAGTAGGTGTTCCTCTTCCAGGAGTAGTAGTTAGATTGGGAGAAGATGGAGAGATTGTTGTAAAAGGTAGAAATGTAATGAAAGGCTATTATAATAAACCTGAAGCAACAGCAGAAGCAATAGATAAAGATGGATGGTTTCATACAGGGGACTTAGGTCAGTTTGATGGAGATCACATAAGAATAATTGGAAGAAAAAAAGAGATGATAGTTCTTTCTAATGGAAAAAATATAAACCCAGCAGATGTTGAAGCTGAAATTATGAAAGGGACAGATTTAATACAAGAAGTGGCTGTAGCTGAGCATGACAATCACTTAGTAGCATTAGTTTATCCTAACTTTAAAGTGTTGGAAGAAAAGAAAATAGCAAATGCAAAGGAAGCTATCAAGTGGGAAGTTATTGATAAATATAATGTAACTGCTCCAAAATATAGAAAAGTTTTAGATATAGTTATATTAAAAGAGGAACTTCCAAAAACAAAACTAGGAAAACTTAGAAGATTTATGTTAAAAGATCTTCTAAAGGGAGTTTCATCAGTAGAAAGTGAGGTTGTTGAGAAAAAACCAGTTGAAAAGAAAGTTTCAACATCACCAGAAATAAATTCTTTAGAGTTTAAAGAGATAACAAAATATATATTAACACTTCATGATGAAATAGAAATAATTCCAGAATCTCATTTAGAAATTGATTTAGGATTAGATTCTTTAGATATCGTTGAAATTATAACTTTTGTTGAAAATACTTTTGGAGTAGAAATACATGAAGAAGATTTTGCAAAAATAAAAACTGTGGAAGCACTGTGCCAATATATAAGAGAAAAAGGCGGTAATTTTGAAGAGCAAGAAATAAATTGGCAAAAGATATTCTCTGAACCAGTTGAAGTTAAAATGCCATCATCTAAATATGTTGGATTAATAACAGGATTATTAAAACCATTTTTCTCAACATACATAAAACTTGAGAAAAATACAGCAAAACTAGAGGAAAAATCACCAGTTATTTTTGTAGGAAATCATCAAAGCATGTTAGATGCGTTTGCATTTGGACAAGCTATGCCTAAAGAATTTTTGAAAAATACATATTTCTTAGCTATAAATATTCATTTTGAAGGAGCATTAAAAAAACATTTAGCAGACAATGGAAATTTAATTTTAGTAGATGTTAATAAGAATTTAAAAGAGACTTTAAAGATTTCAGCAAAAGTATTAAAAGAAGGAAAAAATTTAGTTATCTTCCCTGAAGGAGCAAGAACTAGAGATGGAGAGATACAAGAATTTAAAAAGACATTTGGAATTTTATCCAAAGAGTTAAATATTCCTGTTGTTCCTTTTGCAATTAAAGGAGCATATGATTTAATGCCATACGGATCTTCAAGACCAAAATCAGGAAAAATGAGTGTGACAATTTTAGATAAAATAGAACCACAAAATATGACTGTTGACGAAATTGTTGAAAAATCTAAAAAAGAAATTCTAAATATATTAAATAGATAATTATCATTCAAAGTTACTATGAAATTCTAATAAATTTTATAGTAACTTTTTTTAATATGTACCGTTGTTGAAATAAAAACACAATTATGATATAATCAATCTAAAGATTAAAAAAACACCTGTAATAATTTGGAGGGAAAATTGGAATTTGTAAAAGATTATAATAAGACAGCTATAATATATGAAGGGAGGCAGTGCTCGTATAAGCAGTTAATATCTTATTCAAAAGAGTATGCAACTTATTTAGATATTAAAAAAGAGGATCATGTTGTTATTTTTATGGAAAATAGACCTGAACTTTTATTTGCTTTTTTAGGAGTATGGGAAAAAAAGGGAACGTGTGTTTGCTTGGATTCAGCTTCAAAAGTTTCTGAGTTTCAATATTTTATAGAGGACTCAACACCAAAATATATATTTACATCAAATAGTAATTTAGAAATTGTAAAAGAAGCAGTAGAAAAATCAGGAATAGAAACAATAGTATTAAATGTAGATGAGATAGATTTAACAAATGCAAATCATGAAGGAGTTATAGACGCCCCAGATAATGATGCAGTTGCATTGATTTTATATACATCAGGAACAACAGGAAAACCAAAAGGAGTAATGTTAACTTTTGATAATATACTTGTGAACATTGAAGGGTTAAATAAGTATAATATGTATAAATCTACAGATAGAGTTTTGGCTTTACTACCAATGCATCATATATTTCCATTATTAGGTTCTGGAATAGTTCCACTACAACAAGGAGCCACAATAGCATTTTTAAAAGAGTTATCATCTCAAGCGATGGTAGATGCTTTAAAAGACTATAAAATAACTATGATGATAGGAGTTCCAAGACTTTGGGAGATGCTTCATAAAAAAATAATTGAGAAGATAAATTCGAATAAAGTTGCAAAAACATTATTCAAGCTTTGTGAGAAACTTGATAATAAAGAATTAAGTAAAAAAATATTTAAAAAAGTTCATGAAGGTTTCGGAGGAAATATAAGATTCTTTGTATCGGGAGGATCTAAGTTAAACCCAGAGATATCAAGAGATTTTAAAACTTTAGGAATAGATATATGTGAAGGATATGGACTTACAGAAACAGCACCAATGATTTCATTCACTCCTATAAATCAAGTTGTACCTGGGTCAGCAGGTAAAATTATGGATGGAGTTCAAGTTAAAATTGCTGAAGATGGAGAGATTCTTTCAAAAGGAAGAAACTTAATGAAGGGATACTACAATAAACCTGAAGCTACAGCTGAAGTAATTGATAAAGATGGATGGTTCCATACTGGAGATTTAGGAGAGATAAAAGGTGAATATTTATATGTAACTGGTAGAAAAAAAGAGATGATAGTTCTTTCTAATGGAAAAAATATAAATCCGATAGAAATTGAACAGTGGATTATGTCTAGAAGCAATATAATAGAAGAGATGGTTGTAATAGAGTATAACTCTTTGCTAACAGCGGTAGTATATCCAAACTTCCAAAAAGTAAAAGAAGAAAAAGTAACAAATATTCTTGAAACTTTAAAAACTGGAGTAATAGATAAATATAATGGAACAACAGCAAATTATAAAAAAATATTAGATATAAAAATAGTTCAGCAAGAATTACCAAAAACAAAAATAGGTAAAATAAGAAGATTTATGGTACCTGATTTATTAGAGGGTAAAATAGAAGAGGAGAGAGAGGAAAATGTTCCTACTTTTGAAGAGTATGCAGTAATATCTAACTATTTAAAAGATTTAAAAGGAAAGAAGGTTCCATCAACAGCTCATCTAGAATTGGATTTAGGATTAGATTCTCTAGATATGGTTGAATTCATAGCTTTTGTTGAAAATAGTTTTGGAGTTACTTTAACAGAGGAGATTCTTATTGAAAATCCAACAGTTATAAAAATTTCAGAATATTTAAAGACACATTCAACAGGAGTAGATGTAAAAGATATTGATTGGAAAAAAATATTAGAAAAAG harbors:
- a CDS encoding SIMPL domain-containing protein, which gives rise to MKKTIGAISIFLSTMCLAKDAPTISVVGNGTISAKPDTLSIIATVETINLNSEKAISENTAIINNAIKLLKKEGLKDKNIKTENYSLNYRSDYNNKDNDMKYYVRNQIVITSEDLENTSKILTALNSGGVNNIGEVNFYVADRKELEDKAYVLAYEDAKSKAQLIAGIDKFTITPKDINLSFSAPRPVGYMLSANSKMGDAPIPVTVPNNVDVTASMNVTFYMEK
- a CDS encoding nitroreductase family protein encodes the protein MLNDLLMKTRSYRSFDSTKIGFENLESMIEAARLGGSARNSQTIRFTLVDSESLCHKIFPHTAWAGAIPWSPTLEESPRAYILISTLKDSPLSPVTLGIDIGIAAQNILLKATDLGFGGCLIGSFNKADVSKTLDLDLELYNPQILIALGKPTDKVIITEGNTNNLKYHRDIDTQTHYVPKLPLSTLILKKF
- a CDS encoding AMP-binding protein — protein: MEFIYDRKKTAVIYKDREYSYAEIIKMAKIYSSLLKIENGDRVSVFMENRVEYIASVLGVWNKKGTCTNLDASYSVDQLIYVFKDSFPKYIITSNENIEIVKEAKRVSGSEIQILNVDEINTDIDFIVDKYSIEVQDKESVAVMLYTSGTTGNPKGVMLTFDNLMSNVEGVKEINLVTQEDSVLAMLPFHHVLPLVLTMLMPLHFGCLIVILEELSSEAIKRNLQRYKITVVIGVPRVWEMFHKGIMGKIKASSLSLKMFKLCKKINSKGLSKIIFKKVHEGFGGNIRILVSGGAKLDQEICEDFKTFGMDMLEGYGLTETSPIISFNRPGDIIPGTVGVPLPGVVVRLGEDGEIVVKGRNVMKGYYNKPEATAEAIDKDGWFHTGDLGQFDGDHIRIIGRKKEMIVLSNGKNINPADVEAEIMKGTDLIQEVAVAEHDNHLVALVYPNFKVLEEKKIANAKEAIKWEVIDKYNVTAPKYRKVLDIVILKEELPKTKLGKLRRFMLKDLLKGVSSVESEVVEKKPVEKKVSTSPEINSLEFKEITKYILTLHDEIEIIPESHLEIDLGLDSLDIVEIITFVENTFGVEIHEEDFAKIKTVEALCQYIREKGGNFEEQEINWQKIFSEPVEVKMPSSKYVGLITGLLKPFFSTYIKLEKNTAKLEEKSPVIFVGNHQSMLDAFAFGQAMPKEFLKNTYFLAINIHFEGALKKHLADNGNLILVDVNKNLKETLKISAKVLKEGKNLVIFPEGARTRDGEIQEFKKTFGILSKELNIPVVPFAIKGAYDLMPYGSSRPKSGKMSVTILDKIEPQNMTVDEIVEKSKKEILNILNR
- a CDS encoding AMP-binding protein, which codes for MEFVKDYNKTAIIYEGRQCSYKQLISYSKEYATYLDIKKEDHVVIFMENRPELLFAFLGVWEKKGTCVCLDSASKVSEFQYFIEDSTPKYIFTSNSNLEIVKEAVEKSGIETIVLNVDEIDLTNANHEGVIDAPDNDAVALILYTSGTTGKPKGVMLTFDNILVNIEGLNKYNMYKSTDRVLALLPMHHIFPLLGSGIVPLQQGATIAFLKELSSQAMVDALKDYKITMMIGVPRLWEMLHKKIIEKINSNKVAKTLFKLCEKLDNKELSKKIFKKVHEGFGGNIRFFVSGGSKLNPEISRDFKTLGIDICEGYGLTETAPMISFTPINQVVPGSAGKIMDGVQVKIAEDGEILSKGRNLMKGYYNKPEATAEVIDKDGWFHTGDLGEIKGEYLYVTGRKKEMIVLSNGKNINPIEIEQWIMSRSNIIEEMVVIEYNSLLTAVVYPNFQKVKEEKVTNILETLKTGVIDKYNGTTANYKKILDIKIVQQELPKTKIGKIRRFMVPDLLEGKIEEEREENVPTFEEYAVISNYLKDLKGKKVPSTAHLELDLGLDSLDMVEFIAFVENSFGVTLTEEILIENPTVIKISEYLKTHSTGVDVKDIDWKKILEKESLEGLPKSNYIGRIINNILKLPFSTYIKIEKEGLENIKADKPTVFVGNHQSFLDGFIFSQSLNKEVLDNTYYLAKVAHFKSGIMKYLGENSNIILIDINKNLSETLQSAATTLRQGKNIVIFPEGTRSRDGEMREFKKFYAILAKELNADIQPFGIKGAYELFPAHRKMPEKGKVRIKFFPKVSTEKLNVEQIVATNFSEIKEWVEKK